In one Diprion similis isolate iyDipSimi1 chromosome 6, iyDipSimi1.1, whole genome shotgun sequence genomic region, the following are encoded:
- the LOC124406487 gene encoding opsin, ultraviolet-sensitive, with translation MSNISVHWEARILPAGPPRLLGWNVPPEELIHIPEHWLVYPEPNPSLHYLLALLYILFTFVALLGNGLVIWIFCSAKSLRTPSNMFVVNLALCDFFMMLKTPIFIYNSFNTGFALGNLGCQIFGFIGSLSGIGASMTNAAIAYDRYSTIAHPLDGKLSRGQVMLFIAVIWLYVLPWALMPLMGVWGRFVPEGFLTSCSFDYLTDTNEIRYFVATIFTFSYAIPMSLIIYYYSQIVSHVVNHEKALREQAKKMNVDSLRSNTNANAQSAEVRIAKAAITICFLFVSAWTPYGVTALIGAFGNRTLLTPGVTMLPACACKFVACLDPYVYAISHPRYRLELQKRLPWLELQEQPVNDSHSTTTEAVNAPPATS, from the exons ATGTCAAATATCAGCGTTCACTGGGAAGCACGGATTCTTCCAGCGGGACCACCACGCCTGCTTGGATGGAACGTTCCTCCCGAAGAGCTGATACATATACCTGAGCATTGGCTAGTCTACCCAGAGCCAAACCCCTCCCTTCACTACCTACTGGCTCTCCTTTATATCTTGTTCACTTTTGTCGCTCTTCTCGGCAATGGACTGGTGATATGGATCTTCTGTTC GGCCAAGTCACTCAGGACTCCGTCGAACATGTTTGTAGTGAACCTTGCATTGTGCGACTTTTTCATGATGCTGAAGACTCCtattttcatttacaattCTTTCAACACTGGATTCGCTTTGGGCAATCTGGGCTGCCAAATATTTGGCTTCATTGGTTCCTTATCAGGCATTGGAGCATCTATGACTAATGCTGCAATTGCTTACGACAGATACAG CACCATAGCTCATCCATTGGATGGTAAATTGTCACGCGGACAAGTGATGCTCTTCATAGCAGTGATATGGCTCTACGTTTTACCCTGGGCATTAATGCCTCTCATGGGGGTATGGGGAAGATTTGTTCCCGAAGGTTTTCTGACCAGTTGTAGTTTCGATTATCTCACCGACACCAACGAAATACGTTACTTTGTCGCGACGATTTTCACATTCTCATACGCAATTCCAATGTCTCTGATAATCTATTACTACAGTCAAATCGTTAGCCATGTGGTAAACCACGAAAAAGCGTTACGTGAACAGGCCAAGAAGATGAATGTTGACAGTCTAAGGAGCAACACAAATGCCAATGCGCAAAGCGCCGAAGTTCGCATTGCAAAG GCTGCAATAACAATTTGCTTCCTTTTCGTCTCTGCCTGGACACCTTATGGTGTAACTGCGTTAATTGGAGCGTTTGGGAACAGAACATTGTTAACACCGGGAGTAACAATGCTCCCTGCATGTGCCTGCAAATTCGTTGCTTGTCTTGACCCCTACGTTTACGCTATAAGCCATCCTAGATACAG ACTGGAGCTGCAAAAACGATTGCCATGGCTAGAACTACAGGAACAGCCAGTCAATGACAGCCATAGTACGACAACGGAAGCTGTGAACGCACCGCCGGCAACTAGTTAA
- the LOC124407112 gene encoding FK506-binding protein 15-like isoform X2, translating into MNNRAKMSGTGQLPNVKKMFKEVLEDEDDFTSPAGSNLAMIFNTPQNTQESARSSPSRLGSMKQSISDRNQSQSSLLTAKKEVILAKAVHAFKLQNGQYVLIGKVGIALTGNVSAKQYDVILYKGTQNYLSVATITPDFIYTVQVNNYASYYDTNKDNWSILFENNESSIQFAREICLSRYFSRPVRIDNNVIHQDLNATMKDIATAKEGDGISIKYTTNVDIVQPLKMDMNFKQTVTLEISKDDNWERLLIGTSTGLRRMMILPSSKQIGLGPSFPKDKEIIMEIEVVSILAKAEPPLSTTKTPEVCQKATIISRMAKMGQSILPKLPTSTTTDSEDTEEEVFHKTTRHKKVESAESTLPIKHSYSNPPLDALSQKKILNRGELMSSTLSIATQRPVMSVPTFAAQWAPSQIQQYVSIDGQLLPMQQQTFAQPIPPSMDPSLNVFLSETRTQNTELRMGLAKIGDNIQKLLDKFHVLELQQASTPATDKSLDATLKMLIDINKSKENVESKERDVQSTLQAEGTQRNENLITTTEQLKSKLNTLENELEQATELLNEKSSRITELNCDNDVLKQTNLTLKNRIEELEKELMSSQSKVAVLSSKCERYKDAESKYLAKNSQLENSVAQLTSKYEGMENMWKSETNDWVDKSKELKEIMTEMLEELYECFTEDQYTTDYVKSVIYKKMRSITLRIVREEEEKKREKTKSKKDTDASISKSDISGTSKENEPDIEFARNDNNYKDLEELSLPAISSDSVNLSATHVNTVSESGKKPPPVPKFDVEAINQ; encoded by the exons ATGAATAACCGAGCGAAAATGAGCGGTACCGGTCAATTAcctaatgttaaaaaaatgttcaaagaaGTGCTTGAAGATGAGGACGATTTTACATCTCCCGCAGG atccAATTTAGCCATGATTTTTAATACCCCACAAAACACTCAAGAAAGTGCACGTAGTTCACCATCGCGGCTTGGGTCTATGAAACAGTCCATCAGTGATCGGAATCAATCACAATCTTCCTTGTTGACAGCTAAAAAAGAAGTCATACTTGCAAAGGCTGTGCATGCATttaaatt ACAAAATGGACAATATGTATTGATTGGAAAAGTTGGCATAGCGCTGACAGGAAACGTTTCAGCTAAACAGTATGatgttattttatacaaagGTACCCAGAACTACTTATCTGTGGCTACAATCACACCTGACTTCATCTACACAGTACAAGTCAACAATTATGCATCATATTATGATACCAACAAAGATAATTGGTCAATTTTATTTGAGAATAATGAATCAAGTATTCAATTTGCAAGGGAGATTTGTCTCTCTAGGTATTTTTCCAGACCTGTTAGAATAGATAATAATGTTATACATCAAGATCTTAACGCAACTATGAAGGACATCGCCACTGCCAAAGAAGGCGATggtatttcaataaaatataccACAAACGTAGATATAGTTCAGCCATTGAAAATGGAcatgaattttaaacaaacaGTAACTTTGGAAATTTCTAAGGATGACAATTGGGAAAGATTACTTATTGGGACAAGTACGGGACTGAGGAGAATGATGATTTTGCCATCAAGTAAACAG ATTGGTTTAGGACCTAGTTTTCCGAAAGATAAGGAAATAATTATGGAGATAGAAGTTGTGTCAATACTCGCAAAAGCAGAACCGCCATTATCGACTACAAAGACCCCTGAAGTCTGTCAAAAAGCAACAATAATATCACGCATGGCTAAGATGGGACAGTCTATACTTCCTAAATTACCAACATCTACTACTACCGATTCTGAAGATACAGAG gAAGAAGTATTTCATAAGACAACCAGACACAAAAAA GTTGAATCAGCAGAGTCAACGTTACCAATAAAACACTCTTATTCTAACCCACCATTAGATGctttatcgcaaaaaaaaattttgaaccgaGGAGAACTAATGTCTTCAACTCTGTCAATAGCGACACAAAGGCCAGTCATGTCTGTGCCTACTTTTGCAGCTCAATGGGCTCCTAGTCAAATTCAG CAATATGTGTCTATTGATGGTCAACTATTACCAATGCAGCAACAAACTTTTGCTCAACCAATACCTCCATCAATGGATCCTAGTCTGAACGTTTTTTTATCAGAAACCAGGACACAGAACACTGAACTAAGAATGGGATTAGCTAAGATTGGTGATAACATTCAGAAACTTCTTGACAAG TTCCATGTTCTCGAACTCCAACAAGCATCGACTCCAGCAACCGATAAGTCACTGGACGcaactttgaaaatgttgatagACATAAATAAAAGCAAAGAGAACGTTGAATCTAAGGAACGTGATGTACAGTCTACATTACAAGCAGAGGGAACTCAAAGGaacgaaaatttaattacaacaACCGAACAACTGAAATCAAAACTAAACACTTTAGAAAACGAACTAGAACAGGCAACTG AGTTGTTGAACGAAAAATCATCACGCATCACCGAATTGAATTGTGACAATGATGTTTTGAAGCAAACTAACTtaacattgaaaaatcgtaTTGAAGAGTTAGAAAAGGAATTAATGTCATCTCAGAGTAAAGTTGCAGTATTATCCAGCAAATGTGAACGATATAAAGATGCAGAAAGTAAATACCTAGCAAAGAATTCACAGTTGGAGAATTCCGTAGCACAATTAACATCGAAATACGAAGGGATGGAGAACATGTGGAAATCTGAGACGAATGAT TGGGTCGATAAATCCAAAGAACTCAAAGAGATAATGACTGAAATGCTGGAAGAATTGTACGAATGCTTTACAGAGGATCAATATACGACTGATTATGTCAAGTCAGTGATTTACAAGAAAATGAGG agcaTTACATTAAGGATAGTCCgcgaggaggaagaaaaaaaaagagagaagacaaaaagcaaaaaagacACTGATGCGTCAATATCGAAATCTGACATCAGTGGGACTTCCAAAGAGAATGAGCCAGACATAGAATTTGCaagaaatgacaataattataaGGATTTAGAAGAATTGTCTTTACCAGCAATATCAAGTGACAGTGTAAATTTATCAGCAACTCATGTCAAT ACTGTTTCAGAATCTGGGAAGAAACCACCACCTGTACCAAAGTTTGACGTGGAAGCAATAAACCAGTGA
- the LOC124407112 gene encoding FK506-binding protein 15-like isoform X1 produces the protein MNNRAKMSGTGQLPNVKKMFKEVLEDEDDFTSPAGSNLAMIFNTPQNTQESARSSPSRLGSMKQSISDRNQSQSSLLTAKKEVILAKAVHAFKLQNGQYVLIGKVGIALTGNVSAKQYDVILYKGTQNYLSVATITPDFIYTVQVNNYASYYDTNKDNWSILFENNESSIQFAREICLSRYFSRPVRIDNNVIHQDLNATMKDIATAKEGDGISIKYTTNVDIVQPLKMDMNFKQTVTLEISKDDNWERLLIGTSTGLRRMMILPSSKQIGLGPSFPKDKEIIMEIEVVSILAKAEPPLSTTKTPEVCQKATIISRMAKMGQSILPKLPTSTTTDSEDTEEEVFHKTTRHKKVESAESTLPIKHSYSNPPLDALSQKKILNRGELMSSTLSIATQRPVMSVPTFAAQWAPSQIQQQYVSIDGQLLPMQQQTFAQPIPPSMDPSLNVFLSETRTQNTELRMGLAKIGDNIQKLLDKFHVLELQQASTPATDKSLDATLKMLIDINKSKENVESKERDVQSTLQAEGTQRNENLITTTEQLKSKLNTLENELEQATELLNEKSSRITELNCDNDVLKQTNLTLKNRIEELEKELMSSQSKVAVLSSKCERYKDAESKYLAKNSQLENSVAQLTSKYEGMENMWKSETNDWVDKSKELKEIMTEMLEELYECFTEDQYTTDYVKSVIYKKMRSITLRIVREEEEKKREKTKSKKDTDASISKSDISGTSKENEPDIEFARNDNNYKDLEELSLPAISSDSVNLSATHVNTVSESGKKPPPVPKFDVEAINQ, from the exons ATGAATAACCGAGCGAAAATGAGCGGTACCGGTCAATTAcctaatgttaaaaaaatgttcaaagaaGTGCTTGAAGATGAGGACGATTTTACATCTCCCGCAGG atccAATTTAGCCATGATTTTTAATACCCCACAAAACACTCAAGAAAGTGCACGTAGTTCACCATCGCGGCTTGGGTCTATGAAACAGTCCATCAGTGATCGGAATCAATCACAATCTTCCTTGTTGACAGCTAAAAAAGAAGTCATACTTGCAAAGGCTGTGCATGCATttaaatt ACAAAATGGACAATATGTATTGATTGGAAAAGTTGGCATAGCGCTGACAGGAAACGTTTCAGCTAAACAGTATGatgttattttatacaaagGTACCCAGAACTACTTATCTGTGGCTACAATCACACCTGACTTCATCTACACAGTACAAGTCAACAATTATGCATCATATTATGATACCAACAAAGATAATTGGTCAATTTTATTTGAGAATAATGAATCAAGTATTCAATTTGCAAGGGAGATTTGTCTCTCTAGGTATTTTTCCAGACCTGTTAGAATAGATAATAATGTTATACATCAAGATCTTAACGCAACTATGAAGGACATCGCCACTGCCAAAGAAGGCGATggtatttcaataaaatataccACAAACGTAGATATAGTTCAGCCATTGAAAATGGAcatgaattttaaacaaacaGTAACTTTGGAAATTTCTAAGGATGACAATTGGGAAAGATTACTTATTGGGACAAGTACGGGACTGAGGAGAATGATGATTTTGCCATCAAGTAAACAG ATTGGTTTAGGACCTAGTTTTCCGAAAGATAAGGAAATAATTATGGAGATAGAAGTTGTGTCAATACTCGCAAAAGCAGAACCGCCATTATCGACTACAAAGACCCCTGAAGTCTGTCAAAAAGCAACAATAATATCACGCATGGCTAAGATGGGACAGTCTATACTTCCTAAATTACCAACATCTACTACTACCGATTCTGAAGATACAGAG gAAGAAGTATTTCATAAGACAACCAGACACAAAAAA GTTGAATCAGCAGAGTCAACGTTACCAATAAAACACTCTTATTCTAACCCACCATTAGATGctttatcgcaaaaaaaaattttgaaccgaGGAGAACTAATGTCTTCAACTCTGTCAATAGCGACACAAAGGCCAGTCATGTCTGTGCCTACTTTTGCAGCTCAATGGGCTCCTAGTCAAATTCAG CAGCAATATGTGTCTATTGATGGTCAACTATTACCAATGCAGCAACAAACTTTTGCTCAACCAATACCTCCATCAATGGATCCTAGTCTGAACGTTTTTTTATCAGAAACCAGGACACAGAACACTGAACTAAGAATGGGATTAGCTAAGATTGGTGATAACATTCAGAAACTTCTTGACAAG TTCCATGTTCTCGAACTCCAACAAGCATCGACTCCAGCAACCGATAAGTCACTGGACGcaactttgaaaatgttgatagACATAAATAAAAGCAAAGAGAACGTTGAATCTAAGGAACGTGATGTACAGTCTACATTACAAGCAGAGGGAACTCAAAGGaacgaaaatttaattacaacaACCGAACAACTGAAATCAAAACTAAACACTTTAGAAAACGAACTAGAACAGGCAACTG AGTTGTTGAACGAAAAATCATCACGCATCACCGAATTGAATTGTGACAATGATGTTTTGAAGCAAACTAACTtaacattgaaaaatcgtaTTGAAGAGTTAGAAAAGGAATTAATGTCATCTCAGAGTAAAGTTGCAGTATTATCCAGCAAATGTGAACGATATAAAGATGCAGAAAGTAAATACCTAGCAAAGAATTCACAGTTGGAGAATTCCGTAGCACAATTAACATCGAAATACGAAGGGATGGAGAACATGTGGAAATCTGAGACGAATGAT TGGGTCGATAAATCCAAAGAACTCAAAGAGATAATGACTGAAATGCTGGAAGAATTGTACGAATGCTTTACAGAGGATCAATATACGACTGATTATGTCAAGTCAGTGATTTACAAGAAAATGAGG agcaTTACATTAAGGATAGTCCgcgaggaggaagaaaaaaaaagagagaagacaaaaagcaaaaaagacACTGATGCGTCAATATCGAAATCTGACATCAGTGGGACTTCCAAAGAGAATGAGCCAGACATAGAATTTGCaagaaatgacaataattataaGGATTTAGAAGAATTGTCTTTACCAGCAATATCAAGTGACAGTGTAAATTTATCAGCAACTCATGTCAAT ACTGTTTCAGAATCTGGGAAGAAACCACCACCTGTACCAAAGTTTGACGTGGAAGCAATAAACCAGTGA
- the LOC124407112 gene encoding FK506-binding protein 15-like isoform X3 gives MNNRAKMSGTGQLPNVKKMFKEVLEDEDDFTSPAGSNLAMIFNTPQNTQESARSSPSRLGSMKQSISDRNQSQSSLLTAKKEVILAKAVHAFKLQNGQYVLIGKVGIALTGNVSAKQYDVILYKGTQNYLSVATITPDFIYTVQVNNYASYYDTNKDNWSILFENNESSIQFAREICLSRYFSRPVRIDNNVIHQDLNATMKDIATAKEGDGISIKYTTNVDIVQPLKMDMNFKQTVTLEISKDDNWERLLIGTSTGLRRMMILPSSKQIGLGPSFPKDKEIIMEIEVVSILAKAEPPLSTTKTPEVCQKATIISRMAKMGQSILPKLPTSTTTDSEDTEEEVFHKTTRHKKVESAESTLPIKHSYSNPPLDALSQKKILNRGELMSSTLSIATQRPVMSVPTFAAQWAPSQIQQQYVSIDGQLLPMQQQTFAQPIPPSMDPSLNVFLSETRTQNTELRMGLAKIGDNIQKLLDKFHVLELQQASTPATDKSLDATLKMLIDINKSKENVESKERDVQSTLQAEGTQRNENLITTTEQLKSKLNTLENELEQATELLNEKSSRITELNCDNDVLKQTNLTLKNRIEELEKELMSSQSKVAVLSSKCERYKDAESKYLAKNSQLENSVAQLTSKYEGMENMWKSETNDWVDKSKELKEIMTEMLEELYECFTEDQYTTDYVKSVIYKKMRSITLRIVREEEEKKREKTKSKKDTDASISKSDISGTSKENEPDIEFARNDNNYKDLEELSLPAISSDSTVSESGKKPPPVPKFDVEAINQ, from the exons ATGAATAACCGAGCGAAAATGAGCGGTACCGGTCAATTAcctaatgttaaaaaaatgttcaaagaaGTGCTTGAAGATGAGGACGATTTTACATCTCCCGCAGG atccAATTTAGCCATGATTTTTAATACCCCACAAAACACTCAAGAAAGTGCACGTAGTTCACCATCGCGGCTTGGGTCTATGAAACAGTCCATCAGTGATCGGAATCAATCACAATCTTCCTTGTTGACAGCTAAAAAAGAAGTCATACTTGCAAAGGCTGTGCATGCATttaaatt ACAAAATGGACAATATGTATTGATTGGAAAAGTTGGCATAGCGCTGACAGGAAACGTTTCAGCTAAACAGTATGatgttattttatacaaagGTACCCAGAACTACTTATCTGTGGCTACAATCACACCTGACTTCATCTACACAGTACAAGTCAACAATTATGCATCATATTATGATACCAACAAAGATAATTGGTCAATTTTATTTGAGAATAATGAATCAAGTATTCAATTTGCAAGGGAGATTTGTCTCTCTAGGTATTTTTCCAGACCTGTTAGAATAGATAATAATGTTATACATCAAGATCTTAACGCAACTATGAAGGACATCGCCACTGCCAAAGAAGGCGATggtatttcaataaaatataccACAAACGTAGATATAGTTCAGCCATTGAAAATGGAcatgaattttaaacaaacaGTAACTTTGGAAATTTCTAAGGATGACAATTGGGAAAGATTACTTATTGGGACAAGTACGGGACTGAGGAGAATGATGATTTTGCCATCAAGTAAACAG ATTGGTTTAGGACCTAGTTTTCCGAAAGATAAGGAAATAATTATGGAGATAGAAGTTGTGTCAATACTCGCAAAAGCAGAACCGCCATTATCGACTACAAAGACCCCTGAAGTCTGTCAAAAAGCAACAATAATATCACGCATGGCTAAGATGGGACAGTCTATACTTCCTAAATTACCAACATCTACTACTACCGATTCTGAAGATACAGAG gAAGAAGTATTTCATAAGACAACCAGACACAAAAAA GTTGAATCAGCAGAGTCAACGTTACCAATAAAACACTCTTATTCTAACCCACCATTAGATGctttatcgcaaaaaaaaattttgaaccgaGGAGAACTAATGTCTTCAACTCTGTCAATAGCGACACAAAGGCCAGTCATGTCTGTGCCTACTTTTGCAGCTCAATGGGCTCCTAGTCAAATTCAG CAGCAATATGTGTCTATTGATGGTCAACTATTACCAATGCAGCAACAAACTTTTGCTCAACCAATACCTCCATCAATGGATCCTAGTCTGAACGTTTTTTTATCAGAAACCAGGACACAGAACACTGAACTAAGAATGGGATTAGCTAAGATTGGTGATAACATTCAGAAACTTCTTGACAAG TTCCATGTTCTCGAACTCCAACAAGCATCGACTCCAGCAACCGATAAGTCACTGGACGcaactttgaaaatgttgatagACATAAATAAAAGCAAAGAGAACGTTGAATCTAAGGAACGTGATGTACAGTCTACATTACAAGCAGAGGGAACTCAAAGGaacgaaaatttaattacaacaACCGAACAACTGAAATCAAAACTAAACACTTTAGAAAACGAACTAGAACAGGCAACTG AGTTGTTGAACGAAAAATCATCACGCATCACCGAATTGAATTGTGACAATGATGTTTTGAAGCAAACTAACTtaacattgaaaaatcgtaTTGAAGAGTTAGAAAAGGAATTAATGTCATCTCAGAGTAAAGTTGCAGTATTATCCAGCAAATGTGAACGATATAAAGATGCAGAAAGTAAATACCTAGCAAAGAATTCACAGTTGGAGAATTCCGTAGCACAATTAACATCGAAATACGAAGGGATGGAGAACATGTGGAAATCTGAGACGAATGAT TGGGTCGATAAATCCAAAGAACTCAAAGAGATAATGACTGAAATGCTGGAAGAATTGTACGAATGCTTTACAGAGGATCAATATACGACTGATTATGTCAAGTCAGTGATTTACAAGAAAATGAGG agcaTTACATTAAGGATAGTCCgcgaggaggaagaaaaaaaaagagagaagacaaaaagcaaaaaagacACTGATGCGTCAATATCGAAATCTGACATCAGTGGGACTTCCAAAGAGAATGAGCCAGACATAGAATTTGCaagaaatgacaataattataaGGATTTAGAAGAATTGTCTTTACCAGCAATATCAAGTGACAGT ACTGTTTCAGAATCTGGGAAGAAACCACCACCTGTACCAAAGTTTGACGTGGAAGCAATAAACCAGTGA
- the LOC124407112 gene encoding FK506-binding protein 15-like isoform X4: MNNRAKMSGTGQLPNVKKMFKEVLEDEDDFTSPAGSNLAMIFNTPQNTQESARSSPSRLGSMKQSISDRNQSQSSLLTAKKEVILAKAVHAFKLQNGQYVLIGKVGIALTGNVSAKQYDVILYKGTQNYLSVATITPDFIYTVQVNNYASYYDTNKDNWSILFENNESSIQFAREICLSRYFSRPVRIDNNVIHQDLNATMKDIATAKEGDGISIKYTTNVDIVQPLKMDMNFKQTVTLEISKDDNWERLLIGTSTGLRRMMILPSSKQIGLGPSFPKDKEIIMEIEVVSILAKAEPPLSTTKTPEVCQKATIISRMAKMGQSILPKLPTSTTTDSEDTEEEVFHKTTRHKKVESAESTLPIKHSYSNPPLDALSQKKILNRGELMSSTLSIATQRPVMSVPTFAAQWAPSQIQQQYVSIDGQLLPMQQQTFAQPIPPSMDPSLNVFLSETRTQNTELRMGLAKIGDNIQKLLDKFHVLELQQASTPATDKSLDATLKMLIDINKSKENVESKERDVQSTLQAEGTQRNENLITTTEQLKSKLNTLENELEQATELLNEKSSRITELNCDNDVLKQTNLTLKNRIEELEKELMSSQSKVAVLSSKCERYKDAESKYLAKNSQLENSVAQLTSKYEGMENMWKSETNDWVDKSKELKEIMTEMLEELYECFTEDQYTTDYVKSVIYKKMRSITLRIVREEEEKKREKTKSKKDTDASISKSDISGTSKENEPDIEFARNDNNYKDLEELSLPAISSDSNLGRNHHLYQSLTWKQ, from the exons ATGAATAACCGAGCGAAAATGAGCGGTACCGGTCAATTAcctaatgttaaaaaaatgttcaaagaaGTGCTTGAAGATGAGGACGATTTTACATCTCCCGCAGG atccAATTTAGCCATGATTTTTAATACCCCACAAAACACTCAAGAAAGTGCACGTAGTTCACCATCGCGGCTTGGGTCTATGAAACAGTCCATCAGTGATCGGAATCAATCACAATCTTCCTTGTTGACAGCTAAAAAAGAAGTCATACTTGCAAAGGCTGTGCATGCATttaaatt ACAAAATGGACAATATGTATTGATTGGAAAAGTTGGCATAGCGCTGACAGGAAACGTTTCAGCTAAACAGTATGatgttattttatacaaagGTACCCAGAACTACTTATCTGTGGCTACAATCACACCTGACTTCATCTACACAGTACAAGTCAACAATTATGCATCATATTATGATACCAACAAAGATAATTGGTCAATTTTATTTGAGAATAATGAATCAAGTATTCAATTTGCAAGGGAGATTTGTCTCTCTAGGTATTTTTCCAGACCTGTTAGAATAGATAATAATGTTATACATCAAGATCTTAACGCAACTATGAAGGACATCGCCACTGCCAAAGAAGGCGATggtatttcaataaaatataccACAAACGTAGATATAGTTCAGCCATTGAAAATGGAcatgaattttaaacaaacaGTAACTTTGGAAATTTCTAAGGATGACAATTGGGAAAGATTACTTATTGGGACAAGTACGGGACTGAGGAGAATGATGATTTTGCCATCAAGTAAACAG ATTGGTTTAGGACCTAGTTTTCCGAAAGATAAGGAAATAATTATGGAGATAGAAGTTGTGTCAATACTCGCAAAAGCAGAACCGCCATTATCGACTACAAAGACCCCTGAAGTCTGTCAAAAAGCAACAATAATATCACGCATGGCTAAGATGGGACAGTCTATACTTCCTAAATTACCAACATCTACTACTACCGATTCTGAAGATACAGAG gAAGAAGTATTTCATAAGACAACCAGACACAAAAAA GTTGAATCAGCAGAGTCAACGTTACCAATAAAACACTCTTATTCTAACCCACCATTAGATGctttatcgcaaaaaaaaattttgaaccgaGGAGAACTAATGTCTTCAACTCTGTCAATAGCGACACAAAGGCCAGTCATGTCTGTGCCTACTTTTGCAGCTCAATGGGCTCCTAGTCAAATTCAG CAGCAATATGTGTCTATTGATGGTCAACTATTACCAATGCAGCAACAAACTTTTGCTCAACCAATACCTCCATCAATGGATCCTAGTCTGAACGTTTTTTTATCAGAAACCAGGACACAGAACACTGAACTAAGAATGGGATTAGCTAAGATTGGTGATAACATTCAGAAACTTCTTGACAAG TTCCATGTTCTCGAACTCCAACAAGCATCGACTCCAGCAACCGATAAGTCACTGGACGcaactttgaaaatgttgatagACATAAATAAAAGCAAAGAGAACGTTGAATCTAAGGAACGTGATGTACAGTCTACATTACAAGCAGAGGGAACTCAAAGGaacgaaaatttaattacaacaACCGAACAACTGAAATCAAAACTAAACACTTTAGAAAACGAACTAGAACAGGCAACTG AGTTGTTGAACGAAAAATCATCACGCATCACCGAATTGAATTGTGACAATGATGTTTTGAAGCAAACTAACTtaacattgaaaaatcgtaTTGAAGAGTTAGAAAAGGAATTAATGTCATCTCAGAGTAAAGTTGCAGTATTATCCAGCAAATGTGAACGATATAAAGATGCAGAAAGTAAATACCTAGCAAAGAATTCACAGTTGGAGAATTCCGTAGCACAATTAACATCGAAATACGAAGGGATGGAGAACATGTGGAAATCTGAGACGAATGAT TGGGTCGATAAATCCAAAGAACTCAAAGAGATAATGACTGAAATGCTGGAAGAATTGTACGAATGCTTTACAGAGGATCAATATACGACTGATTATGTCAAGTCAGTGATTTACAAGAAAATGAGG agcaTTACATTAAGGATAGTCCgcgaggaggaagaaaaaaaaagagagaagacaaaaagcaaaaaagacACTGATGCGTCAATATCGAAATCTGACATCAGTGGGACTTCCAAAGAGAATGAGCCAGACATAGAATTTGCaagaaatgacaataattataaGGATTTAGAAGAATTGTCTTTACCAGCAATATCAAGTGACAGT AATCTGGGAAGAAACCACCACCTGTACCAAAGTTTGACGTGGAAGCAATAA